AGGCGTGTGCCAGCACCGTACGCGCCACTTCGCGGTCTTCACCCTCCGTGGCGTACAGGCGCGGCTTGAGCGCCTCGAGATACCAGTCGGCCAGCTCGTTCCACACGAACCGGCGGGCCGCCTCGGCGTACTCCGACAAGCGAAGACCGCGCCCGCGTTCCGCTTCGGTCCAGCTGTGCCCGTTGGCCGGTCGCGGCGGACCCAAGGCGGCGTCGCAGTCGAGAATGGCTTGATCGAGACGATCGAGGATCCACTGATCGGCGGCCGTGAGTCGCTCGGGCGCGATCGACGACAACGACTGCAACGGTTCGGTGCCAACGCGTGACAACAGGAAGCGCCCGATGTTCCAGAGCTTCGTGCAGAAGTTGCGCCCGGGCGCGAACGACTTCTCGAGATCGTTGGGGTCGAGCATGACGTCGACGCCGAGACCGAGACCGGCCGTCATCGTCCAGCGGAGCGCATCGGCGCCGTACAGCTTCACGACGTCGAGCGGATCGATCCCGTTGCCTAGCGACTTCGACATCTTCTTGTGCTGCATGTCGCGCACCGTGCCATGCAGATACACCGTGTGGAACGGCGTCTGGTCGAGGAACCAGCACCCTGACATCACCATCCGCGACACCCAGAAGAACAGGATCTCCGGCGCCGTGACCAGCACGTCGCCCGGGTAGAACGCCTTGAGGTCCGGCGTTTCGTCGGGCCAGCCCAGCGTGGAGAAGGGCCACAGCCACGATGAGAACCAGGTGTCGAGCACATCCTCGTCTTGACGCACCGTGCCATGGCACGACGGGCACGCGGTCACGTCCGTGCGCGACACCATCGGCTCCTGCGAGCAGGCCGGATTGTCGCAATACCACACGGGTACGCGATGCCCCCACCAGATCTGCCGCGAGATGTTCCAGTCGCGAATGCCTTCCAGCCAGTTCACGTACACCGCTTCCCAACGATCCGGCAGAATACGCAGCTGGCCCCCGCGCAGCACGTCGAGCGCCTTGTCGGCGAGCGGACGCATACGCACAAACCACTGATCGGACAGGCGTGGCTCCACCACCGTGTCACAGCGATAGCAATGACGCACGGCGTGCGCATGCGGCTCGACCTTCACCAGCGCGCCTTCAGCCTCCAGCAGCTTCACGATGGCCGTGCGCGCCTCGGCGCGATCAAGCCCCGCCAACGCGGCCGGCACACGTCCGGCCGCGTCCTCGACTTCACGCACGATGCCCTCGGCATCGATGATGACCGGCATCGCCAAGCCGTGACGCTTGCCCACGTCGAAGTCGTTGGCGTCATGCGCGGGCGTAATCTTCACGGCACCGGTACCAAACGCGGCGTCGGTGTACGTGTCGGCGATGATGGGAATGCGCACGCCGTTGATCGGCAGCACAACCTGCTGGCCGATCATCGTGAGATAGCGTTCGTCTTCGGGATTGACGGCCACGGCCACGTCGCCGAGCATCGTTTCCGGGCGCGTGGTGGCCACGGTAATCGATTGCGTCGGGTCGTCGGCGAGGGGGTACCTGAGGTGATACAGCTTGCCCGTCGTGTCGGTGAACTCCGCCTCTTCATCCGACAGCGAGGTGCCGCAGCGCGGGCACCAGTGGATCACGCGATGGCCCTTGTACACCAGGCCGTCTTCGTGCAAGCGCACGAACGCCTCACGCACCGACTTCGAGAGGGCGGGGGAGAACGTGTAGGCCGTGCGCGACCAGTCGGCGCTCGATCCGATGGCCTTGAGCTGATTCAGGATCTCGCCACCGGTGTGTTCCACGAACTCGGCGACCTTCTCCACGAACGGCCCGCGACCCACGTCGAAGCGCGTCTGTCCCTGCGCGGCGAGCTGTTTCTCCACCACGTTCTGCGTGGCGATTCCGGCATGGTCGGTGCCCGGCAGCCAGAGTGCTTCATCGCCGGCCATGCGGCGCCAGCGAATGAGCACATCCTGCACGGTGTTGTTGAGGCCATGCCCCATGTGCAGTACGGCCGTCACATTGGGTGGCGGGATCACGATCACGAACGGCTCGCGCGTGGCGGCGCGTTCGGCATCGGCCGTGAACACGCCGTGCTCGGTCCACCGGGCGTACCAGGTGGACTCAGTGGCAGCAGCGTCGTAGGTCGTCGGAAGCGAATTCGTGTCGGGCGCAGTCATGGCCCAAGATAACACCGATCGGCACGCGACCGGCTCACGCCCGGCTCACCGTCGGTGCGGTGTCTCGTACTGCGCCGTCCGGTGGCTCTGAATCGATCCCGGCCCGCGAACGGCGAGGTGATCGACCACTGAGGTCACGTCGGGAACCCCGCGGGCCAGCGTGAGCGCATGCGCGATCTCCCCGGTGCTTTCTACCCAGCCGGTCAGTTCGATCGTGCCCGCGCCGACGGCACCGATGTCGATGGCCCGGGCCTCAAGCACCGGATCATGGCGAAACGCCTCGAGCACGCGGGACTCGAGCTCCTCGTGGGTCGGCACCGATGGACCCATCGGAATGACGACCGCGTCGGCCAGCGGTGAGACGGCAGCCTGGGGCTCCATGGAGCGCGTGCGCCGGTCGCGCATGCGGTCCCGGAGACGCTCGCGGGTGGACAGGCGGTCCGGCATAGCCTCAGGGACCGACGCCGATGGCTCTCCACGACGACGGACGTGCATGTGGGCGATCGACTCGCCAGACAGCTCCGAATCATCGTCGGCGAGCTCATCAAACGAGTCGGTGCGGCGCTCATCGCCGCGCCACCCCTCAGGGCCGGGTTGCCGCCGGCTGCCACGGCCACCGCGGCGGAGCAGTCCGTCCACACCGCCGACGCGATCGGCCACCAGCATGCCCAGCGCGACGCCAGCCACTGCGCCGAGCGCTACCAACAGCACCGAAGACGTTCGCGTCGGACGCTTCCTGAATGGGGATTGTGCCATGATGCCACCTCCGTGA
The genomic region above belongs to Gemmatimonas sp. and contains:
- a CDS encoding valine--tRNA ligase produces the protein MTAPDTNSLPTTYDAAATESTWYARWTEHGVFTADAERAATREPFVIVIPPPNVTAVLHMGHGLNNTVQDVLIRWRRMAGDEALWLPGTDHAGIATQNVVEKQLAAQGQTRFDVGRGPFVEKVAEFVEHTGGEILNQLKAIGSSADWSRTAYTFSPALSKSVREAFVRLHEDGLVYKGHRVIHWCPRCGTSLSDEEAEFTDTTGKLYHLRYPLADDPTQSITVATTRPETMLGDVAVAVNPEDERYLTMIGQQVVLPINGVRIPIIADTYTDAAFGTGAVKITPAHDANDFDVGKRHGLAMPVIIDAEGIVREVEDAAGRVPAALAGLDRAEARTAIVKLLEAEGALVKVEPHAHAVRHCYRCDTVVEPRLSDQWFVRMRPLADKALDVLRGGQLRILPDRWEAVYVNWLEGIRDWNISRQIWWGHRVPVWYCDNPACSQEPMVSRTDVTACPSCHGTVRQDEDVLDTWFSSWLWPFSTLGWPDETPDLKAFYPGDVLVTAPEILFFWVSRMVMSGCWFLDQTPFHTVYLHGTVRDMQHKKMSKSLGNGIDPLDVVKLYGADALRWTMTAGLGLGVDVMLDPNDLEKSFAPGRNFCTKLWNIGRFLLSRVGTEPLQSLSSIAPERLTAADQWILDRLDQAILDCDAALGPPRPANGHSWTEAERGRGLRLSEYAEAARRFVWNELADWYLEALKPRLYATEGEDREVARTVLAHAFDGALRLLQPVVPFITEALWQQLPNTPSGAFLAQAAWPRSRRADGATPAGAQAFEYARDAVQAIRSVRSEYNVNPGAWVEAMLVAPAGIAELLDAQRDTIGSLARARVAMASVNPGGASAQLLLRDGVELVVPLAGMVDLEKEKQRLQAELTQLETQLNALDGRLANDKFVAKAPPALVEAERAKAEDWRARCALMRTKLGTFGA
- a CDS encoding BON domain-containing protein yields the protein MAQSPFRKRPTRTSSVLLVALGAVAGVALGMLVADRVGGVDGLLRRGGRGSRRQPGPEGWRGDERRTDSFDELADDDSELSGESIAHMHVRRRGEPSASVPEAMPDRLSTRERLRDRMRDRRTRSMEPQAAVSPLADAVVIPMGPSVPTHEELESRVLEAFRHDPVLEARAIDIGAVGAGTIELTGWVESTGEIAHALTLARGVPDVTSVVDHLAVRGPGSIQSHRTAQYETPHRR